The following nucleotide sequence is from Trifolium pratense cultivar HEN17-A07 linkage group LG2, ARS_RC_1.1, whole genome shotgun sequence.
ggtaatggaagaaatggaaagaatagaaaatggagaggatcccaacTCGAGAAAATtgtctttaccaaaaaaaatagttcaaGAAAATTGTAGCATATATCCATGGATCATTGAGGTTTCTAGACACCTCATAGTCACATGATGAAACATGACactataataattaataaaatccctgtcagaaaaaataataataataaatcgactctataaaaattaataaaatcgCGATTTGATCCCCGCAATTGTAATGGAAGGAGATTAGAACCACTTAATATTAGAATTGACCTCCAAATTAGATTAGATGACTAAGTGGGCCGGATattgtaattaaaataattataaaaaaaatcataaacggCAAACTTCAAACTTTAATGACTGGAATCATGGGAAAAGAcaaatatttcttattttttttatagataaatattaatgataaatttttagacaaaaaaataatattaatgatacattttaattatttttacaatataAGACAAATAGGCAAACCACCATTTTAGTTTCtaagcttattaaaaaaaaaaccattttaattatttccTAAAAATGTAATCGTTgacatattagtttttaaaaacgtatttaaattatattactatGCATGATCTTTGAACTTTAAACTTATAAATCTATTTGCAATTTTCATATGTTTCTTATAGTCGGTTGTTTCACGCAAAAGTAGCTTGATAAAGTTGGAAACAAGTTTTATTTTGGTTGGAATGACGCAGTTCCCTCAAGGCACCATGTATTCTTCTCGtgaataaaaagttaaaaagttATCTAGCTACCAAAGAGATTGCAGTAATTCGATTTAGTCAAAATATGGGACTATAAAATTCtggaatttaaaataaaaaggtcaaaatctaaatttaataatcaaaataaagGAATTAAAGTTGTATTGTTTAAAAAGAATTAGTATTTTTAGCACTTCACATATAAAAATTACAACGTGAAACTCAAATCAAATTTGAGTATTGACTTCTTGCACTCCAGGTTTGTCATCTAGTTTGGTAGGTTTTAAGGACAAAATTGAGTCTCAGTTCTACGTCAACTTGTCCCTATCATCAgctaaattaatttatatatattgcatATTATTGAGACTCAACCTTAAATATATCTAATAGAAGGgattaataatataaagaaaCTCCCAAGCAAAATAAAtgcttatatattaataatgaACCTCCAGAGATAGcgtaacacatttttttatctATATACAGTATATTCCAAAACAACACCAGAAATGTCACATTAGACATTGTCTATTACAATAAGAGTTGCATTGCATAATTCCAATAATTTATATTAGGCTGATGATATGAAAATATTGGCAGAATTATTTTTACTTTGACCAGATCTTCATAATTGAATATTATAACCCATTGAttaacgtaaaaaaaaaaataaataaataaataaataaagattatAACCCATTGATATGTACTTTTTATAAAACTATAAGACTTTAATTATTaatgtagaagaaaaaaaacaatatgagAACTATATACTAAAAGATTATTAGAATGAACGAGgaatatttattatatgtagcTAGACCGTACCACGTGAATGAACGAGGAATATTTGGCTCTTGTAACTACACGCAGGGACGGATGCACATAGAGGCAtagtgtggctatagccacaccggAATTTTCcctaaatttttttacatatatattattctcCATGTGACAGCTTTTTTCTGGTTGTTGTTATGTTCTGCGCTGCTTTTGTtaggttgaagaagaaagacaGAAGGAAAATAGTAGTTGGGCTCTATTACATACATTAACCCGATGACCCATTTCATTCTTGTTACATTTTTAATCTCTTTTTGGTTACAACTGATGGACCATATAACTcaattttaacttaatttttttgtttccttttttttttatctcactATTGTAGatttgtagttattttatttatacaaAACATTGTTTCTCTCatgtttatcttttttattattaaaaattccTTGTTTTAGACttgatgaaaatattttttttggttttattccttataaatatataacgttttgttttgtttttagtccggGATGTTTTATTTTAGTCCTCGTAAAATATGTTCATCttaaaattaaaggttaaatttgtttttggttCTTACATTTTGCTCGCTTTTTAATACTAGTCACTATATTTCACAAAAAGTCACTAGATTTGTTCTAATGGTGAAGAATTTGGGTAGTATATGGGAGGTTCTAGGTTCGATCCTCTCTGACTccattgtaacaaaaaagtcactatatttcaaaaaactatttttttaatccttATAGTTCACACCCGCCGTTACCTAATTTAGTCcctgaaatttgttttttagacGGAAAAATGATGCGGCACATAGGTGGACCCGATTaaatgtgtgtgtatatatatatatatatatatatatatatatatatatatatatatatatatattagtagtaatctcatatattgtttcttgtttaactgaattattagaatgaataaaaaaattagtagcgCCTACATTTTTTAGCCTCACTGATAATTTAGGTCTAGATCCGTCCTTGACTACACGTCTTGTTTTATGATCATACATTAGAAGCATTAATCACACCTTCCCCCGAATATATTTGTAGTTGATAGTTGAATATTGCATGAATTAATATCGATCATATCCAACGAAGATAGAAGAGTAAAAGAAGCCACGACACGAAGGTGGAATATCGATCATTCATATAGAAAGCCTTCTCTTGTCATAATATTGAGCTACTTATTTAAGTGCTCACCCAAAAGAGAAAAGATATAAGAACAAAGAAATAAGTGATGTGTATTTTTAAAGTAATTAAATTATGTGTATACTTTTTATgtctaaataatttttattaagactagtaatagacccgtgctatcgcacgggtcgtaacgttacgccattttttttttcagttcgACTTTTCATAAGTTGACATATATAACGTAACATTAATATAACTGAATTACAAATAAAACTTGTGAAATGAAACATCAAACTAACTGAATTACAATACTTGTCAATGTCTATTACAATTTAAAggaaaacttgaaacaaaaaattaaacatattgtaGGCTTACATATGGATCTCACATAGATGTGTCCAATTAAGTTGTAACCTTAAAAACTTTACCAACATTTGGATAAACATGTTTGAACTCAATTCGAAGCCTATCACCAAATTGTATTCCATTGtcaaaacaaaagtttttcCATCCTCCCACAATCTGCACATTTTCAGAAGCATCGGTTGGATACTTTAAATGTACCTTTGAACTGTTTGTTCCTGGTACTTCAAGTATGAGGCTTTGCAAATTGAAATCACGAACAAATTTTGATAATTCATTTGGCAAAgtctataaaacaaaatatgaaaaagtAAAGCAATAAAAATAAGAGATAATAAAGATCATgaacattttaaaaaactaaCTTCAGATGTGAAAAATGAATAGAAAAGGGAATATCTTACAATTTTTGTTTGGCTGCAATGGTTCAAATGGTCAATACTGAATTCAAAGGTATGTACATCCGGAATTGGATGATCTGCAAAGCCTAATGGAAAAAAACTTACTGCATAAGTGTTAGGTGCATCTTCAACTCCAGAATTTTCCAATCGTTCATAATAATCTTCACCATATTTTTCAAGGAATTCAGCGTAATCCGAGTCAATTTCTTCATAATTATCACGGTGAAATTGactaaaagaaacaaaacaaatgaaatTAAACCTACTGTGGCATAGGGGATTATTTATGATTGgacaataattataaatttaatgttaCTGAATTATAAAGtatatgtttgtttttctaATGTGTTAATCGGAAACAAAACAATTATGTTGGTAAGTATCAATCTAATAACAATATAATGTCAGATAAACCTATTGTtgttattaaataattttataatagaaagcatgaaattataaattttttttatcaaaacattttatatattcaatgaaAGCATCTGATTTTACAATACAATTCAATCACTGTTTCTTATTAATCAAACCCATTTACTTCAATGAAAGGATAATAATCTGGATCTATTGAATCATGatattaaatagaaaaaaaatttaaaattaacgTTGTTGTATAAAGTATCAACATATAATAGCAAGAACAtatcatataaaaatatgattaagaTGAAATTATATCAATGTAAATAAGAAGGATATATCTAATGAATAAACCTAATATTGAAATAAACAGAGTATATAATGAATCAGTATATGTTTGTAGTCCTAAATcttacataaaattttaaacccTAAATAATTTTGCTAAATTGAAAGCGGATAAAACATATTTCTGTCAAACCTTCCTTTATTTGTCGATGGCATGCTGGATCCTTGACCTATGTGTTTCTCCATTGAAGATGAATTCCCCTGGTTCTGGATAGCGACTTTGTCGGTCTTGTTATGGAAAGGAAAAAAGCAATAGATCAGATCTATGAGATTTTTGTGGTATTTGGATAAGAATGTTTTAAAATACTTAAGAGAAATATTGTTAAAGTTTGTTGGGCTGATGGGCCATAATTTGAGCCACCGAGTTTTGGCCCAAAATACTATTTATAACAATTTTtccaattataattttaaattgtaaattggttaaaaataaagttttaattgtaaattattttattcgaggttaatattttatttgaggttaatttttttgatttttataaaagcaagtaaaaaatgtatttattatgtttaatatatttcaaaataatagaaattgtTAGTTTAGTTATTTTGAATTGTTATTGTCGAATTCCAATTGTGGAATATTGTTCTAGGGGTTAGAAAGCTTAACTTCATTATAAGACATATagatcaatttttttgaattgaTGCTAGTGTGGTCCATTAAACCTTTTAAAGATTGATTTTGATCCGAAGAATTATCCAACTCATGGAATTAATGgaattttgtaaattttgtaaTATTTGTTCATTATAAGACATACATTTgcatattttattattcttgTAGAAAAATGTAAGGTCGATctttattcaaattaaaatgaaCATCATGTTTGTTGTATTAATCAAATTAAACctcattgttttttaattgaaatgactataaagaaaataattcaTAAGGGATAAATGCAATAGAAGTTAAAACTGTAACACAACACGTACATTAAGAAATAATACATGCTACAACATTTGATCtaaattattgaatgaaaaacaatacATCATTTGCACGATAGTTGTAGTacttatagttaaaaaaaaaagccttgATCGATCATATCAATGTTACAATAAGAACATTATTATACTGCATTTTTTGCTCACATGTGAATTTCAGCTTATTCCCTTCGACGATGTTATTGAGTTGACAAAATGTTGCCCAACCTTCTCCAAGTTTTACAGTGATTTGATCTTCAGTTGCAGTTGTTAATGTGCAAGTAACGACATTGTTTAAAGGTCCACAAAGCTTAACTTCAGAATAATttgtttgtaatagaaataatCCAACTTTCCTTGGAAGAACCTATTTAACCATAcaacttaatattaatataaaataagtaaattttttaaataatgaacttgaaaataaataacaatctAACCAGGTAATTTGAGTTGATTGTGGTTTGGTTCATTACGATTTTAAAAGAACGATTGTCATTTCCATAAGTGCTTGAGCTGTGGAAGGTTGGAAAAAATGTTGGGAGAATTTGTGCAGTAGAAGGGATCAAGCGGAATGAATTATTGCCATGATAGAAAAAAGTAATCTCGATGTTTCCTATCCATTCATAATGATTTCTTATTGTT
It contains:
- the LOC123906127 gene encoding uncharacterized protein LOC123906127 yields the protein MAVPFSHRIEGQIQGHFTTVHVQNENVGELDPYFVAQFFHELGSVWHLIDGSGNQHDVEFNMSATKPLLTNGWPTIRNHYEWIGNIEITFFYHGNNSFRLIPSTAQILPTFFPTFHSSSTYGNDNRSFKIVMNQTTINSNYLVLPRKVGLFLLQTNYSEVKLCGPLNNVVTCTLTTATEDQITVKLGEGWATFCQLNNIVEGNKLKFTCEQKMQYNNVLIVTLI
- the LOC123906126 gene encoding uncharacterized protein LOC123906126, coding for MEKHIGQGSSMPSTNKGSQFHRDNYEEIDSDYAEFLEKYGEDYYERLENSGVEDAPNTYAVSFFPLGFADHPIPDVHTFEFSIDHLNHCSQTKITLPNELSKFVRDFNLQSLILEVPGTNSSKVHLKYPTDASENVQIVGGWKNFCFDNGIQFGDRLRIEFKHVYPNVGKVFKVTT